The following are from one region of the Candidatus Polarisedimenticolia bacterium genome:
- a CDS encoding thrombospondin type 3 repeat-containing protein, which translates to MKTRRLVVCLTILVALSTVSAVPRRADLTFAERLAAQRIVESVYYSHQIGASRPFAEAVPDVLLESKVRRTLKLSLALERFWNTPVTAEMLHDEAERIARDSRLPGRLGEIYAALGSNPVLFQETVARATLVERLSRGLYEQDRRFRDARADRKPGWDEWWSGVADQLDDRSVGTTAESCALAMPQPDSVGTTCLSDDSWANGSLANSTPDPRTRPAAVWTGSQMIVWGGGGGSGVATGSRYDPTTDIWLPTTTQGAPHARTGHTAVWTGGAMIVWGGATTGTCGCPTCELGDGARYDPVADTWAPISGLGAPSRRHDHTAVWTGSEMIIWGGYSVILSGFSCQNITTTYYNNGARYNPSTDTWTPTSMIGAPTIRSEHTAVWTGSSMIVWGGAGTNTGGRYDPVSDAWTPTSTLNAPTPRRSFHSAVWTGSEMIVWGGFDSSTFQYADTGGRYDPQSDTWTLMSISGAPAGRAQHTAVWTGGQMVVWGGWDGTNRLGTGGRYDPIADSWSDTSNTSAPTPRNYHAAVWTGQQMIVWGGDSVDGGRYDPAADSWTPTSARFVPAARSGHVAVWTGSLLIVYGGVQSGDTTGGRYDPVVDAWTPTSTTNAPPTYGGTTSVWTGSRMIVWGGISGTTFASNLGGRYDPVSDSWAPTSTTGAPIGRGYHSAVWTGSRMMIWGGQDASLFPVSTGAQYDPNTDVWLPMSTAGAPSARYLHTAVWTGTEMIVWGGNPNSTGYTDTGGLYDPVLNTWSATSTVNAPASRILHSAVWTGDRMIVWGGTGDGALGFPPLSTGGQYDSLTDTWQPTSTVGAPIPRYSHTASWTNAGMVVWGGVLQNPLKTNTGGRYDPDTDSWQPTTTALAPEARSSHSAVFTGSGVLIWGGSGLAALKTGGLYCTCVEASCVVDADGDGVDDLHDNCPLVANPDQLDTDQDGAGDACDPCPTLPGVTECTEKVVAACITFTSPYGRGSGTVTWRTNFETDLEGFNVVTIDNQGDRIQLNTGVIPCEECITGNGHLYLSFVPKHKSGRDVFIEMLHLDGRIEAFGPAEKDCTP; encoded by the coding sequence ATGAAGACTCGCCGCCTCGTGGTCTGCCTGACCATCCTCGTCGCGCTGTCAACGGTATCGGCCGTCCCCCGCAGGGCCGATTTGACCTTCGCCGAGCGCCTCGCCGCGCAACGCATCGTGGAGAGCGTCTACTACTCGCACCAGATCGGCGCGAGCCGCCCCTTCGCCGAGGCAGTGCCCGACGTCCTGCTCGAGTCCAAAGTGAGACGAACTCTCAAGCTGTCGCTCGCCCTCGAGAGGTTCTGGAACACGCCCGTGACGGCGGAGATGCTGCACGACGAAGCGGAGCGCATCGCCCGTGACAGCCGGCTGCCCGGCCGCCTCGGCGAGATCTACGCCGCGCTCGGCTCCAATCCTGTGCTGTTCCAGGAGACGGTGGCCCGCGCGACGCTCGTGGAGCGTTTGTCGCGGGGCCTCTACGAGCAGGATCGACGCTTCCGCGATGCGCGCGCCGACAGGAAGCCAGGCTGGGACGAGTGGTGGAGCGGTGTCGCCGATCAGCTCGATGATCGATCCGTGGGCACCACGGCGGAATCGTGCGCGCTCGCGATGCCGCAGCCCGACTCCGTCGGGACGACATGTCTTTCGGACGATTCCTGGGCCAACGGCTCGCTGGCGAACTCGACGCCGGACCCGCGGACGCGCCCCGCGGCGGTCTGGACAGGCAGCCAGATGATCGTCTGGGGCGGCGGCGGGGGGTCGGGTGTGGCCACAGGATCCCGCTACGACCCGACGACCGATATCTGGCTTCCGACGACGACCCAGGGGGCGCCTCACGCCCGCACCGGGCACACGGCGGTCTGGACCGGCGGCGCGATGATCGTCTGGGGAGGAGCGACGACAGGCACCTGCGGTTGTCCTACCTGCGAGCTGGGGGATGGCGCGCGGTACGACCCGGTCGCGGACACCTGGGCGCCGATCTCCGGCCTCGGCGCACCGTCCCGCCGGCACGACCACACGGCTGTCTGGACCGGCAGCGAGATGATCATCTGGGGCGGATACTCGGTGATCCTCAGCGGATTCAGCTGCCAGAACATTACCACGACGTATTACAACAACGGGGCGCGCTACAACCCGAGCACCGACACGTGGACCCCCACATCGATGATCGGCGCCCCGACGATCCGGAGCGAGCACACCGCGGTCTGGACCGGCTCCTCCATGATCGTTTGGGGCGGCGCCGGCACCAACACCGGTGGCCGCTACGACCCCGTCAGCGATGCCTGGACCCCGACATCGACCCTCAACGCCCCGACGCCGCGCCGGTCCTTCCACAGCGCCGTCTGGACCGGCAGCGAGATGATCGTCTGGGGCGGATTCGATTCCAGCACGTTTCAGTACGCCGATACGGGCGGACGCTACGATCCGCAGAGTGACACTTGGACTCTCATGAGTATCTCCGGCGCGCCCGCGGGCCGGGCGCAGCACACCGCCGTGTGGACCGGTGGCCAGATGGTGGTCTGGGGCGGCTGGGACGGGACGAACAGGCTGGGCACCGGCGGTCGATACGATCCGATCGCCGACAGCTGGTCCGACACATCGAACACCAGCGCCCCCACGCCGCGCAACTATCACGCCGCCGTCTGGACCGGACAGCAGATGATCGTGTGGGGAGGGGATTCGGTTGATGGAGGAAGGTACGACCCGGCGGCCGACTCGTGGACGCCGACGTCCGCGCGATTCGTTCCGGCTGCGAGAAGCGGCCACGTGGCAGTCTGGACCGGCAGTCTGCTGATCGTCTACGGCGGCGTTCAGTCGGGAGATACAACCGGCGGACGATACGACCCGGTCGTCGACGCCTGGACGCCGACTTCGACCACCAATGCCCCTCCGACCTACGGCGGGACGACGAGCGTCTGGACGGGAAGCCGAATGATCGTCTGGGGCGGGATCTCGGGTACCACCTTCGCATCCAATCTGGGCGGTCGTTACGATCCGGTCTCCGATAGCTGGGCCCCGACGTCCACCACGGGCGCTCCGATCGGCCGCGGCTACCATTCGGCCGTCTGGACGGGATCGCGGATGATGATCTGGGGCGGCCAGGATGCCAGCCTGTTCCCCGTCAGCACGGGTGCCCAGTACGATCCTAACACCGACGTCTGGTTGCCGATGTCGACCGCCGGTGCTCCGAGCGCTCGATACCTTCACACGGCGGTCTGGACCGGCACGGAGATGATTGTCTGGGGAGGCAATCCAAATTCTACCGGGTATACGGATACGGGGGGACTCTACGACCCAGTACTGAACACCTGGAGTGCGACCTCCACGGTCAACGCACCGGCCAGTCGGATCCTCCACTCCGCCGTCTGGACGGGGGACAGGATGATCGTCTGGGGCGGCACCGGAGACGGCGCGCTTGGGTTCCCTCCCCTGAGCACGGGTGGGCAGTACGATTCACTCACCGATACATGGCAGCCGACCTCGACCGTCGGAGCACCGATTCCCCGATACAGTCACACGGCCTCATGGACGAACGCGGGGATGGTCGTCTGGGGCGGGGTCCTGCAGAATCCTCTCAAGACGAACACCGGGGGGCGCTACGACCCCGACACCGACTCCTGGCAACCGACGACCACGGCGCTTGCGCCGGAAGCCCGCTCCAGCCACTCGGCGGTGTTCACCGGCTCCGGCGTGCTGATCTGGGGCGGGTCCGGTCTCGCCGCGCTGAAGACCGGCGGTCTCTACTGCACCTGCGTGGAGGCCTCCTGCGTCGTCGACGCAGACGGAGACGGAGTCGACGATCTCCACGACAACTGCCCCTTGGTGGCGAACCCCGATCAGCTCGATACGGATCAGGATGGCGCGGGGGACGCATGCGACCCCTGCCCCACTCTTCCGGGCGTGACCGAGTGCACCGAAAAGGTCGTCGCGGCGTGCATCACTTTCACGAGCCCTTACGGCAGAGGGTCGGGAACGGTGACCTGGAGGACCAATTTCGAGACAGATCTCGAAGGCTTCAACGTCGTGACCATCGACAACCAGGGGGATCGCATCCAGTTGAACACCGGCGTGATCCCGTGCGAGGAATGCATCACGGGGAACGGGCATCTCTACCTGTCGTTCGTGCCGAAACACAAGAGCGGCCGCGATGTGTTCATCGAGATGCTCCACCTGGACGGGAGGATAGAGGCCTTCGGGCCGGCGGAGAAGGACTGCACACCCTGA
- a CDS encoding DUF72 domain-containing protein, whose protein sequence is MEILTGTSGYSYKEWVGPFYPEKTPASAMLRFYAERLPTVEINNTFYRMPDPTLLERWAQEVPKTFAFTLKAPQRITHMKRLKGVESDVAEFTRRAAVLGDRLGMLLFQLPPSLRKDLPRLRDLLGALPPERRVAVEFRHDSWQDDEVYETLRARGAALCVTDNDEDGASPFVCTSDYAYLRLRRTQYTEGDLRAWADRLRAQPLARAYVYFKHEDEALAPRFAQQLDELWSGR, encoded by the coding sequence GTGGAAATCCTCACAGGAACGAGCGGGTACTCCTACAAGGAGTGGGTCGGTCCCTTCTATCCGGAGAAGACGCCGGCGTCCGCCATGCTGCGCTTCTACGCCGAGCGCCTCCCCACCGTCGAGATCAACAACACCTTCTACCGGATGCCGGACCCGACTCTCCTCGAACGCTGGGCCCAGGAGGTGCCCAAGACGTTCGCCTTCACGCTCAAGGCGCCGCAGCGCATCACCCACATGAAGCGCCTGAAGGGGGTCGAATCCGACGTGGCCGAGTTCACCCGGCGCGCCGCCGTCCTCGGCGACCGGCTCGGCATGCTCCTCTTCCAGCTGCCGCCGTCCCTGAGGAAGGACCTTCCCCGCTTGCGCGATCTTCTCGGCGCGCTGCCGCCCGAGAGGCGAGTCGCGGTGGAGTTCCGTCACGATTCCTGGCAGGACGACGAGGTCTACGAGACACTGCGCGCGCGCGGCGCGGCACTCTGCGTCACCGACAACGACGAGGACGGCGCGTCTCCGTTCGTCTGCACCTCGGATTACGCGTACCTGCGCCTGAGGCGGACCCAGTACACCGAAGGCGACCTGCGCGCCTGGGCCGACCGCCTGAGGGCGCAGCCCCTGGCCCGCGCCTACGTCTATTTCAAGCACGAGGACGAAGCCCTCGCCCCGCGGTTCGCTCAACAGCTCGACGAGCTGTGGTCCGGGCGATGA
- a CDS encoding TM0106 family RecB-like putative nuclease, giving the protein MRQAGDSLRLSATDLANHLACHHLSQLNLAAARGERRPPDWFSPDAAILRQRGDEHEQAFLRHLEGQGLRIARPAEAGAPAADGSDEDKAFERTLSAMREGADVIVQATLLDGRWFGRADVLRKVPRASRLGGWSYEVWDTKLALETKGGSVLQICLYSDLLEIIQGVRPEKMYIVPPRDDFKPDEYRVDDFMAYYRLVRRRLEAAVRPALSISTYPDPVPHCDICRWWPVCDAQRRKDDHLGFVAGISRLQTRELQVRRVTTLEALASEPLPLAWKPTRGAVESYARVREQARVQRDGRNAGRALYELLPLQPGRGLERLPAPSPGDVFFDLEGDPFVGQSGREYLFGWAVEDRPGNPEYRCLWALDPAAERLAFETFIDFVMERWARHPDLHIHHFAPYEPAAIKRLMGRYATRENEVDRMLRAGLFVDLHAVVRQALRASVEEYSIKKLEALYGFERAAALDDAGVNLRIVQRALELEEPDAVGDGVRKVVATYNRDDCLSALRLDRWLEEVRAGLEAKGTPIPRPPIGEGLPSDAVADRDQKVREVMGSLLEGVPLERAGRSDEQQARWLLAYMLEWHRREDKATWWEFFRLRELSDEALLDEKAAISGLEYVGRVVGEGGAANRYRFPLQETSIREGDTLKVPLPHDQEFGEVVAIDLAARTIDVKKRGAAAHLHPASVFAHEYVRTHEQAASLLRLGRWILENGIDATGPHRAARDLLLGRPPRIVGHAGGSLRRADETGIGAARRLVARLGHGTLAIQGPPGTGKTYTGARMICDLVRAGKKVGVCATSHKVIRNLLDEVVRAGKEAGVSPRCYHKVPQMTRGPAGDIAEVTDNARALRAVSTGAARALGGTAWLWSREEFFETVDILFVDEAGQMSLANVLAIAQCAGSLVLLGDPRQLDQPLQGTHPEGTDVSALEHLLQGKKTISEDRGLFLEETWRLHPSICALTSELFYDGRLKPHAGLERQSILGPVPIAGAGLWFLPVAHDGNQSSSPEEVTAVAALVERLTARDVRWRKQDGTEHPLRLEDILVIAPYNAQVADLSARLPRDARVGTVDRFQGQEAPVVIYSMTTSTPADAPRGMEFLYSLNRFNVATSRARCACVVAGNPRLFEPECKTPKEMQLANACCRYLELAQELKGEEVRR; this is encoded by the coding sequence ATGAGACAGGCCGGCGACTCTCTGCGGCTCAGCGCCACCGATCTGGCGAATCATCTCGCCTGCCATCACCTGAGCCAGCTCAACCTGGCGGCGGCCCGCGGTGAGCGGCGACCGCCGGACTGGTTCTCTCCCGACGCCGCGATCCTTCGCCAGCGCGGGGACGAGCACGAGCAGGCCTTCCTGCGCCACCTCGAAGGGCAGGGCCTGCGGATCGCCAGGCCGGCCGAGGCCGGGGCCCCGGCAGCCGACGGGTCCGACGAGGACAAGGCCTTCGAGCGGACGCTCTCGGCGATGCGCGAGGGGGCCGACGTGATCGTGCAGGCGACGCTCCTCGACGGGCGCTGGTTTGGACGGGCCGACGTGCTGCGCAAAGTGCCGCGCGCGAGCCGTCTCGGGGGCTGGTCCTACGAAGTCTGGGACACGAAGCTGGCCCTCGAGACCAAGGGGGGCTCGGTCCTCCAGATCTGCCTCTACTCGGACCTGCTCGAGATCATCCAGGGCGTGCGGCCGGAGAAGATGTACATCGTGCCGCCGCGCGACGACTTCAAGCCCGATGAGTATCGCGTCGACGACTTCATGGCCTATTACCGCCTGGTGCGCCGACGCCTCGAGGCCGCGGTCCGCCCGGCCCTGTCGATCTCGACCTACCCCGATCCTGTGCCCCACTGCGACATCTGCCGCTGGTGGCCGGTCTGCGACGCCCAGCGGCGCAAGGACGACCACCTGGGTTTCGTGGCCGGGATCAGCAGGCTGCAGACCCGCGAGCTCCAGGTGCGCCGTGTGACGACGCTCGAGGCGCTGGCCTCGGAGCCCCTGCCGCTCGCCTGGAAGCCGACCCGGGGGGCGGTCGAATCATACGCGCGGGTGCGCGAGCAGGCCCGCGTGCAGCGCGACGGGCGGAACGCCGGCCGGGCGCTGTACGAGCTCCTGCCGCTCCAGCCTGGACGGGGGCTCGAGCGGCTCCCCGCCCCCTCGCCGGGGGACGTCTTCTTCGACCTCGAAGGGGATCCCTTCGTCGGCCAGTCGGGGCGCGAGTACCTGTTCGGCTGGGCCGTCGAGGACCGCCCGGGAAACCCGGAGTACCGTTGTCTCTGGGCGCTCGATCCGGCCGCGGAGCGCCTGGCGTTCGAGACGTTCATCGACTTCGTCATGGAACGCTGGGCGCGGCATCCGGATCTCCACATCCACCACTTCGCGCCCTACGAGCCGGCGGCGATCAAGCGCCTGATGGGGCGCTACGCGACGCGCGAGAACGAGGTCGACCGGATGCTGCGCGCCGGGCTGTTCGTCGATCTCCACGCGGTCGTCAGGCAGGCGCTCCGGGCGAGCGTCGAGGAGTACTCGATCAAGAAGCTCGAGGCGCTCTACGGCTTCGAGCGCGCGGCCGCTCTCGACGACGCCGGCGTGAACCTGCGCATCGTACAGCGCGCCCTCGAGCTGGAAGAGCCGGACGCGGTCGGCGACGGCGTCCGGAAGGTCGTCGCCACCTACAACCGCGACGACTGCCTGTCCGCCCTGCGCCTGGACCGCTGGCTCGAGGAGGTGCGGGCCGGCCTGGAGGCGAAGGGGACGCCCATCCCGCGGCCCCCGATCGGCGAGGGCCTGCCGAGCGACGCGGTCGCCGACCGGGATCAAAAGGTCCGCGAGGTCATGGGCTCGCTCCTCGAAGGCGTGCCGCTCGAGCGTGCCGGGCGCTCCGACGAGCAGCAGGCGCGGTGGCTCCTGGCCTACATGCTCGAGTGGCACCGGCGCGAGGACAAGGCGACCTGGTGGGAGTTCTTCCGCCTGCGCGAGCTGTCCGACGAGGCCCTGCTCGACGAGAAGGCGGCGATCTCGGGGCTCGAGTACGTCGGGCGCGTCGTGGGCGAGGGTGGAGCGGCGAACCGGTACCGCTTCCCGCTGCAGGAGACCAGCATCCGCGAGGGGGACACCCTGAAGGTCCCGCTCCCGCACGATCAGGAGTTCGGCGAGGTCGTCGCGATCGACCTGGCGGCCCGGACCATCGACGTCAAGAAGCGCGGCGCCGCGGCCCACCTGCATCCGGCCAGCGTCTTTGCTCATGAATACGTCCGCACGCACGAGCAGGCCGCCTCCCTGCTCCGCCTCGGCCGGTGGATCCTCGAGAACGGCATCGACGCCACCGGCCCGCATCGCGCCGCGCGCGATCTCCTGCTGGGGCGCCCGCCGCGGATCGTCGGCCATGCGGGCGGTTCCCTGCGCCGCGCGGACGAGACCGGCATCGGCGCGGCGCGCCGGCTCGTCGCGAGGCTCGGGCACGGCACGCTCGCGATTCAGGGGCCTCCCGGGACCGGCAAGACGTACACGGGGGCCCGGATGATCTGCGATCTCGTGCGGGCCGGAAAGAAGGTCGGCGTCTGCGCCACGAGCCACAAGGTGATCCGCAACCTGCTCGACGAGGTCGTTCGGGCCGGGAAGGAGGCAGGCGTCTCGCCGCGCTGCTATCACAAGGTGCCGCAGATGACCCGTGGACCCGCCGGCGACATCGCCGAGGTCACCGACAACGCCCGCGCCCTGCGCGCCGTGAGCACGGGCGCAGCCCGGGCGCTCGGCGGGACCGCCTGGCTCTGGTCGCGCGAGGAGTTCTTCGAGACCGTGGACATCCTGTTCGTCGACGAGGCCGGCCAGATGTCCCTCGCCAACGTCCTGGCGATCGCCCAGTGCGCCGGCTCCCTGGTCCTGCTGGGCGATCCCCGCCAGCTCGACCAGCCGCTCCAGGGCACTCACCCCGAAGGAACCGACGTCTCCGCCCTCGAGCACCTGCTCCAGGGCAAGAAGACGATCTCCGAGGACCGCGGCCTCTTCCTCGAAGAGACCTGGCGCCTGCACCCCTCGATCTGCGCCCTCACGTCGGAGCTGTTCTACGACGGCCGCCTGAAGCCGCACGCGGGCCTCGAGCGCCAGTCCATCCTGGGCCCGGTGCCGATCGCCGGCGCCGGCCTCTGGTTCCTTCCCGTCGCGCACGACGGCAACCAGAGCTCGAGCCCCGAGGAGGTGACCGCCGTCGCCGCGCTCGTCGAGCGCCTGACCGCCCGCGACGTGCGCTGGCGGAAGCAGGACGGGACCGAGCATCCCCTGCGGCTCGAGGACATCCTGGTCATCGCCCCTTACAATGCCCAGGTCGCCGACCTGAGCGCCCGCCTGCCGCGGGACGCGCGGGTCGGCACCGTCGACCGGTTCCAGGGGCAGGAGGCGCCGGTGGTCATCTATTCCATGACGACGTCGACCCCCGCCGACGCCCCGCGCGGCATGGAGTTCCTCTACAGCCTCAACCGCTTCAACGTCGCCACGTCCCGCGCCCGCTGCGCCTGTGTCGTCGCCGGAAACCCGCGGTTGTTCGAGCCCGAGTGCAAGACTCCTAAGGAGATGCAGCTCGCCAACGCCTGCTGCCGCTATCTCGAGCTGGCGCAGGAGCTGAAGGGCGAGGAGGTCCGCCGCTGA
- a CDS encoding PARP-type zinc finger-containing protein: MPHLFEPAPTGRAKCRGCGRPIAKGELRFGERIPNPFAEGETTLWFHPLCAAYKRPEALLDTVLQSPGSVPDPEALERAAHSVSAHRRLPRIDGAERAPTSQARCRNCHEPIPRGAWRIRLVFYEEGRFNPAGFVHLSCRAAYFEGADILAPLLHFSPDLSDEDRAELARAGGDAAGPPAPGRQP; the protein is encoded by the coding sequence ATGCCCCATCTCTTCGAGCCTGCCCCGACCGGTCGCGCCAAGTGCCGCGGCTGCGGACGGCCCATCGCAAAGGGGGAGCTGCGCTTCGGCGAGCGGATCCCGAACCCCTTCGCCGAGGGGGAGACCACGCTCTGGTTCCATCCCCTCTGCGCCGCCTACAAGCGACCGGAGGCGCTGCTCGACACCGTCCTTCAGTCGCCCGGAAGCGTGCCCGATCCTGAAGCGCTCGAGCGCGCGGCCCACAGTGTCTCGGCCCACCGCCGCCTCCCCCGCATCGACGGCGCCGAGCGCGCCCCGACCAGCCAGGCCAGGTGCCGCAACTGCCACGAGCCGATCCCCCGCGGCGCCTGGCGCATCCGCCTCGTGTTCTACGAGGAAGGCCGCTTCAATCCCGCCGGCTTCGTGCATCTCTCCTGCCGCGCGGCCTACTTCGAGGGGGCCGACATCCTGGCTCCCCTGCTTCACTTCAGCCCGGACCTGAGCGACGAGGACCGCGCGGAGCTGGCGCGCGCAGGCGGCGATGCGGCCGGCCCGCCCGCGCCGGGCCGTCAGCCCTGA
- a CDS encoding dihydrofolate reductase family protein: MRKLKLQMQITVDGFVAGPEGQLDWMTWDMDEKLVGFINHLTDTSDTILLGRKMTEGFVKYWEGVVAKPSSPEYAFGRKMVDMPKIVFSKTLTRVEGRNVRVEGGPLPQAVRRLKEQAGKDIVVYGGATFRLLPDRLVGRVAPDCR; this comes from the coding sequence ATGAGAAAGCTCAAGCTTCAGATGCAGATCACCGTGGACGGTTTTGTCGCGGGCCCGGAAGGGCAGCTGGACTGGATGACCTGGGACATGGACGAGAAGCTCGTGGGCTTCATCAACCATCTGACCGACACCAGCGACACCATCCTGCTCGGCCGGAAGATGACCGAGGGGTTCGTCAAGTACTGGGAGGGGGTGGTCGCCAAGCCGTCCAGCCCCGAGTATGCCTTCGGCCGGAAGATGGTCGACATGCCCAAGATCGTCTTCAGCAAGACGCTGACCCGTGTCGAGGGGCGTAACGTGCGTGTCGAGGGCGGCCCCCTGCCCCAGGCGGTCAGGCGGCTCAAGGAGCAGGCGGGCAAGGACATCGTCGTCTATGGCGGGGCGACCTTTCGTCTCCTCCCTGATCGTCTCGTTGGTCGTGTCGCGCCCGATTGTCGTTGA